Within Coprothermobacter sp., the genomic segment GCGCCACGCACGTCGGGGCCGACACGGTCCTGGCTCAGATCGTCAAGCTGGTCGAGGACGCGCAGGGCAGCAAGGCGCCGATCGCTCAGCTGGCGGACGTCGTCTCGGGGTACTTCGTGCCCATCGTCTTCGTCATCGCCGTCCTGTCCGCTGCAGCGTGGCTCATCGCCGGCAAGGGCAGCGTATTTGCACTGACCATCTTCATCTCTATCCTCACGATCGCGTGCCCGTGCGCACTAGGGCTCGCGACACCCACGGCCATCATGGTCGGCACCGGCAAGGGTGCCGAATACGGTGTCCTCATCAAGGGTGGCGCGGCACTCGAAATGGCACACAAGGTGCAGACGGTCATTTTCGACAAGACCGGCACCATCACGCAGGGCAGGCCGGTCGTCGCCGACGTCGTGACGGTCCCCGGTGTGGAACGGGCTGAGGTCCTGGGTCTGGCGGCCTCCGCCGAGAAGAACTCGGAGCACCCGCTTGGAACCGCGATCGTCAGAGCGGCGCAGGAGGAGAACATCGCGCTGCAGCCCCTGGAGGACTTCGCCTCGGTCCCGGGACGCGGCATCGAGGGCACCGTGGGTTCCACGCACGTCTTGCTGGGCAACGCCGCCTTCATGGCCGAGCATTCGGTGGACGTCGCTGCACTTGCATCCGCCGTCGACCGCTTTGCCGAAGACGGCAAGACCCCCATGTTCATCGCCCGGGACGGTACGGCCATCGGTGTCATCGCGGTGGCGGACGTGGTCAAGGAAAGCAGCGCTCGTGCCATCAAGACGCTTCACGACATGGGGATCGAGGTCGCCATGATCACCGGCGACAACCGCAGGACGGCCGAGGCCATTGGTCGGCAGGTCGGCATCGACCGCGTCCTGGCCGAGGTCCTGCCACAGGACAAGGCGCTGGAAGTGAAGAAGCTGCAGGCAGCGGGCAGGCGCGTCGCCATGGTCGGCGACGGCATCAACGACGCTCCGGCGCTGGCGCAGGCAGATGTCGGCATTGCCATCGGCAACGGCACGGACGTCGCCATCGAGTCAGCGGACATCGTCCTCATGAAGAGCGACCTGATGGACGTCGCGACGGCCATCCAGCTGAGCAAGGCGACCATCCGCAACATCCGGCAGAACCTGTTCTGGGCGTTCAGCTACAACACGCTCGGCATCCCCATTGCCGCAGGCCTGCTGTACGCGTTCGGCGGCCCGAAGCTCAACCCGATGATCGGCGCGGCGGCCATGTCGCTGTCGTCCGTCTCGGTCCTCACGAATGCACTCAGACTGCGCGGCTTCAAGCCTCGCAGGTAGCATTCATACAACAAGGGAGGAATCACATGAAGAAACTCATCAAGGTGCAGGGCATGATCTGCAAGCATTGTG encodes:
- a CDS encoding copper-translocating P-type ATPase, producing the protein MKTKDLGITGMTCAACAVAVERSVKKLDGVVSAVVNPATEKLTVEYDEARVDDEALKASVEKAGYGVAQASGAKTVVIPVRGMTCAACSAAIERALRKLAGVSSASVNLTTEKATVIYDPSIVRMSALKTAITAAGYTPLDVEVTAANVDEDAERKTQETRSLWQRFIVSALFAVPLLYLAMGPMIPWLGWRIPAWLSPMDFPLRYALVEVALVIPSIAAGYRFYIVGFRAIWHRAPNMDSLIAMGTSAAILYSVYSTWRIAQGSFGSVGDLYFETAGVILTLILLGKSLESVSKGRTSQAIKKLMGLAPRTAIVVQGDREVELPVAEVEVGDLIRVRPGEKVPVDGEVVTGATSIDESMLTGESIPVEKHPGDKVVGASINGNGSITFRATHVGADTVLAQIVKLVEDAQGSKAPIAQLADVVSGYFVPIVFVIAVLSAAAWLIAGKGSVFALTIFISILTIACPCALGLATPTAIMVGTGKGAEYGVLIKGGAALEMAHKVQTVIFDKTGTITQGRPVVADVVTVPGVERAEVLGLAASAEKNSEHPLGTAIVRAAQEENIALQPLEDFASVPGRGIEGTVGSTHVLLGNAAFMAEHSVDVAALASAVDRFAEDGKTPMFIARDGTAIGVIAVADVVKESSARAIKTLHDMGIEVAMITGDNRRTAEAIGRQVGIDRVLAEVLPQDKALEVKKLQAAGRRVAMVGDGINDAPALAQADVGIAIGNGTDVAIESADIVLMKSDLMDVATAIQLSKATIRNIRQNLFWAFSYNTLGIPIAAGLLYAFGGPKLNPMIGAAAMSLSSVSVLTNALRLRGFKPRR